TCAACAACATACTTTTCTCTTATTACATCCTCGATTGCTTTTATCTCCTCGGGGGTTAAATCTTTCACCTTTTTCAAGGGAACATTTGCTTCTTTCAAAACATCTAATGAATTGTGCTTACCTATTCCGTAAATATAGGTAAGTGCTATGTCAACTCTTTTTTCTCTCGGCAAATCAACGCCTGCTATACGTGCCAAAGTTCACCTCCTACTTTTGTCTTTGTTTATGTTTAGGGTTTTCGCAAATTACCATAAGCTTACCCCTTCTTCTTACTATCTTGCATTTTGGACACATTTTTTTAACAGATGTTCTTACTTTCATTGTATCTCTCCTTTCTAAAGTCTATAAACAATTCGTGCCTTAGTAAGGTCATAAGGACTAAATTCC
This genomic stretch from Caldisericum sp. harbors:
- the rpsM gene encoding 30S ribosomal protein S13 — translated: MARIAGVDLPREKRVDIALTYIYGIGKHNSLDVLKEANVPLKKVKDLTPEEIKAIEDVIREKYVVEGDLRKIIANNIKKLIEINCYRGIRHKRGLPVRGQRTRTNARTRKGPKKTVGSVRKSA
- the rpmJ gene encoding 50S ribosomal protein L36, producing the protein MKVRTSVKKMCPKCKIVRRRGKLMVICENPKHKQRQK